Proteins encoded in a region of the Candidatus Wallbacteria bacterium genome:
- a CDS encoding replication-associated recombination protein A: MSSPLAGSIRPETVDEIIGQQQLFGPDKPLRTIFEKGVLTSSLLFTGPPGCGKTTAALLFKKFPQDFHILNAVTSNVQELKEIIASSIGQLSSHTPIIFIDEIHRFNSKQQDALLPYVEEGSVLLVATSTLSAYKSVTRPLLSRLNVFRFHALKISDILKILRKGEIFLKIKPFSDNFHGELAKKSDGDARMAVNYLEMCADRLKSVPEAGEQELLAGLEFIPVQSSKTSHYDYISAFIKSLRGSDPDAALYYLAVMLKLGEDPRFIARRMIIFASEDIGNADPAALTLAISVMGAVEQIGLPEARINLAHGVTYLACSRKSNASYLGLKRAEKECEENALLPVPGHLRNFGPQSKDYQYPHNFPGHYVEQQYLADKKRFYEPTEIGEERKFRDYLSEIRSRR; this comes from the coding sequence ATGAGTTCCCCTCTGGCCGGTTCCATCCGTCCTGAAACCGTCGATGAAATCATCGGGCAGCAGCAGCTTTTCGGCCCTGACAAACCTCTCAGGACCATCTTCGAAAAGGGCGTGCTCACCAGTTCACTTCTCTTCACAGGTCCTCCAGGCTGCGGCAAAACTACCGCCGCGCTGCTTTTCAAAAAGTTCCCCCAGGACTTCCATATTCTGAATGCAGTCACTTCCAACGTCCAGGAACTCAAAGAGATCATCGCGAGTTCCATCGGGCAGCTCAGCAGCCATACTCCGATCATCTTCATCGACGAAATCCATCGTTTCAACAGCAAGCAGCAGGATGCGCTGCTGCCCTATGTGGAAGAAGGCAGCGTACTGCTGGTAGCTACCTCCACGCTTTCTGCTTACAAATCAGTGACCAGACCCCTGCTGTCCAGGCTGAATGTCTTCAGATTCCATGCTCTCAAAATTTCAGACATCCTGAAAATCCTCAGGAAGGGTGAAATTTTCTTGAAGATCAAGCCTTTCAGCGACAACTTTCACGGAGAACTGGCCAAAAAATCCGACGGGGACGCCAGAATGGCGGTCAATTATCTGGAAATGTGCGCGGATCGCCTCAAGTCAGTGCCTGAAGCTGGTGAACAGGAACTGCTGGCCGGACTTGAATTCATCCCTGTGCAATCTTCAAAAACCTCGCATTACGATTATATCTCGGCTTTCATCAAATCCCTGCGCGGATCAGACCCTGACGCAGCACTTTATTATCTCGCAGTCATGCTGAAACTGGGTGAAGACCCTCGCTTCATTGCGAGAAGGATGATCATCTTCGCTTCTGAAGATATAGGCAATGCGGACCCTGCTGCTCTTACTCTGGCGATCTCCGTGATGGGGGCAGTCGAACAGATCGGCTTGCCTGAAGCCAGAATCAATCTGGCGCATGGAGTGACTTATCTGGCCTGCTCCCGCAAAAGCAACGCCTCCTACCTCGGGCTCAAGAGGGCTGAAAAGGAATGCGAAGAAAACGCCCTGCTGCCTGTGCCGGGGCACCTGCGCAACTTCGGGCCGCAGTCCAAGGATTACCAGTATCCGCATAATTTTCCGGGGCATTATGTAGAACAGCAGTATCTCGCTGACAAAAAAAGATTTTATGAACCCACTGAGATAGGCGAGGAGCGGAAGTTCAGAGATTATCTTTCTGAAATCCGGTCCAGGCGATGA
- a CDS encoding clostripain-related cysteine peptidase, which translates to MKNKIFFFLVLLLSGVVSRSAGASESDKAQNDWTIMMDFTSDAGLVELMESEINNLEEMMTGNNLTVLIQYEGPEKNDSVRYTIRHDENTNLITSPKEEIGEINSGDVKSLKEFFDWSVEKAPADHYCFLFYCHGCGFAKGTGRGICFDADDPGEYIDALEMKEFAEHIRNKIGRKIDLLAFNACLMSNLEAQLQFSECSDYGIASEPVMLSCFCGQIAGMLPELSKNPSLSGSQLGMEVIKGTCQYINQNHLSNTCAPGYIFSLIDYAALASERETAICPAMDRLAKALRKNLSTEVELIEKAFNDCEKYFFPDKLCLFSDLGTFCQGLSQSAVPEIVEAAVDVKRAIKKSVTYLEFTQNEGEVIRACGLSFFTPGKTSGYYNSSSYSQIELGKKTDWDEFMTEFLVGSRKLP; encoded by the coding sequence ATGAAAAACAAAATATTTTTTTTCCTCGTGCTGCTTCTGTCTGGAGTGGTTTCCAGGTCTGCCGGAGCTTCGGAAAGCGATAAAGCGCAGAACGACTGGACAATCATGATGGACTTCACTTCTGACGCGGGCCTGGTCGAACTAATGGAATCTGAAATCAACAATCTGGAAGAAATGATGACCGGGAACAATCTGACTGTTCTTATCCAGTATGAAGGTCCGGAAAAAAATGACTCTGTCCGCTACACGATCAGGCATGATGAAAACACCAATCTGATTACTTCCCCCAAGGAGGAAATCGGTGAAATCAACTCTGGAGACGTGAAGAGTCTCAAGGAATTCTTTGACTGGTCGGTGGAGAAAGCGCCGGCTGATCATTATTGTTTCCTGTTTTACTGCCACGGATGCGGCTTTGCCAAAGGTACCGGCCGCGGAATCTGTTTTGATGCTGACGACCCTGGTGAGTACATAGACGCTTTGGAGATGAAGGAGTTTGCAGAGCACATCAGGAACAAGATCGGCCGGAAAATCGATCTGCTGGCTTTCAACGCCTGCCTGATGTCAAACCTGGAGGCGCAACTTCAATTTTCGGAATGCTCTGATTATGGAATTGCCTCTGAACCTGTGATGCTGAGCTGCTTTTGCGGCCAGATCGCAGGAATGCTTCCTGAGCTGTCCAAAAATCCCTCGCTCTCCGGCAGTCAGCTGGGGATGGAAGTCATCAAGGGGACCTGCCAGTATATAAACCAGAACCATCTGAGCAATACATGCGCACCAGGGTATATCTTTTCCCTGATTGATTACGCTGCCCTTGCCTCAGAGAGGGAAACTGCAATCTGCCCTGCAATGGACCGCCTGGCAAAAGCCCTGCGGAAAAATCTCTCCACAGAAGTGGAATTGATTGAAAAAGCTTTCAATGACTGTGAAAAATACTTTTTTCCGGATAAATTATGCCTGTTTTCGGACCTGGGCACTTTCTGCCAGGGGCTTTCCCAGAGCGCTGTCCCTGAGATAGTTGAAGCTGCGGTGGATGTGAAAAGAGCGATCAAGAAAAGCGTGACCTATCTGGAATTCACCCAGAACGAGGGCGAAGTGATACGGGCATGCGGATTAAGCTTTTTCACTCCCGGCAAGACTTCTGGATATTATAACAGCAGTTCATACAGCCAGATCGAACTTGGCAAAAAGACGGATTGGGATGAATTCATGACCGAATTTCTGGTTGGAAGCCGGAAGCTTCCCTGA
- a CDS encoding radical SAM protein produces the protein MKVLLLRVQGETARKSRHPRNIRPPYLLKYLQSLLTENQKIETIFSDEYLGDEPIVPAESSPEIVVLSIITSDAGRSLDIARIYKQNPATVIIVCGQDPSGRPGFYLHRDEVDYIALGESEQSLSSLISLLAAQRDFQVPDGVIDVNLGNTACQAIVDNPDDLPIPFYSERELEGYRFYYPVPVSARLRYGHILSSRGCPGGCLFCSQVFRESFGNNLRLHSPERVIAEIMKFKSLGVNFICFDDDNFGCDREWTRKFLDLMIQNGLDIHWQCHLRVENLDQELLKLYAAAGCRLLRLGVESGSKSVLRRIGKTMEPEKYLTKAAQVFSLTKKFGIQSLFLALIGNPDETFGDVLRTGRLIRRLKPDLLQVSFLTIYPSSALYRNYGHLSDHHSYHYSTPEHSPSRMSRRVLKFGQAYLYCSFYFNPFFLLKHFFSHFIFYLRNFRVFIKLLRSLLYLFEF, from the coding sequence ATGAAAGTACTCCTGCTCAGGGTTCAAGGCGAAACAGCCAGAAAATCCAGGCACCCGCGCAACATCAGACCTCCGTACCTTCTGAAATACCTGCAGAGCCTGCTCACCGAAAATCAGAAGATTGAAACAATTTTCAGTGACGAATATCTCGGAGACGAACCGATTGTTCCTGCAGAAAGTTCCCCTGAAATAGTTGTGCTTTCCATCATCACGAGCGATGCGGGACGGTCGCTCGACATCGCGAGGATTTACAAGCAGAACCCGGCTACAGTAATCATTGTCTGCGGCCAGGATCCTTCGGGCAGGCCTGGATTTTACCTGCATCGCGATGAAGTGGACTACATAGCGCTCGGAGAATCGGAACAGTCCCTTTCCAGCCTGATCTCACTGCTTGCGGCACAAAGAGATTTCCAGGTCCCTGACGGAGTGATTGATGTGAATCTGGGCAACACCGCCTGTCAGGCGATTGTGGACAATCCCGACGATCTGCCTATCCCGTTTTATTCAGAGCGTGAACTTGAAGGATACCGGTTTTATTATCCTGTCCCTGTCTCAGCCCGGCTTAGATACGGTCACATCCTCAGTTCCCGCGGCTGTCCGGGCGGCTGCCTGTTCTGCTCCCAGGTCTTCAGGGAATCGTTCGGGAATAATCTCAGACTGCATTCTCCTGAGCGGGTGATCGCAGAGATCATGAAATTCAAGTCACTGGGAGTGAACTTCATCTGCTTCGACGACGACAATTTCGGCTGCGACAGGGAATGGACTAGAAAATTTCTCGATCTGATGATCCAAAACGGCCTGGACATTCACTGGCAGTGTCATCTCAGAGTGGAAAACCTGGATCAGGAGTTGCTGAAACTTTATGCTGCCGCAGGATGCAGGCTGCTGCGTCTGGGTGTGGAGAGCGGTTCGAAAAGTGTGTTGCGCAGAATCGGAAAAACAATGGAACCTGAGAAATATCTGACAAAGGCAGCTCAGGTGTTTTCCCTCACGAAAAAATTTGGAATCCAGAGCCTGTTCCTCGCACTGATCGGGAATCCGGATGAAACCTTCGGCGATGTGCTCAGGACAGGCAGGCTGATCCGCAGGCTGAAACCGGACCTGCTGCAGGTATCATTCCTCACGATCTATCCCAGTTCGGCACTTTACCGGAATTACGGACATCTCTCAGATCATCACAGTTATCATTACTCCACCCCTGAACATTCTCCTTCCAGGATGAGCCGCAGGGTTCTCAAGTTCGGCCAGGCCTATCTTTATTGTTCCTTCTACTTCAACCCGTTTTTCCTCTTAAAACACTTCTTCAGTCATTTCATTTTTTATCTGCGCAATTTCAGGGTGTTTATTAAATTGCTGCGCTCGCTTTTATACCTGTTTGAATTCTGA